A section of the Mycobacterium sp. 3519A genome encodes:
- a CDS encoding SRPBCC family protein: MPRELVTVKMLLNLNVTSTVVTASREISAPADKIFELIADPALQPQWDGNENLAEAPTGQRVRTVGDVFTMRLTEGSERTNHVIEFEEGRLIAWLPSEPGKPPPGHLWRWRLEPLGSRTLVIHTYDWSQLTDEKRLPRARATTADRLLASIERLAALAERS; encoded by the coding sequence ATGCCCCGCGAACTTGTCACTGTCAAGATGTTGTTGAATCTGAATGTGACCTCCACCGTCGTCACTGCGAGTCGCGAGATCTCGGCGCCCGCGGACAAGATCTTCGAACTCATCGCCGACCCGGCACTGCAGCCGCAGTGGGACGGTAACGAGAACCTGGCGGAAGCGCCGACCGGTCAACGGGTTCGGACAGTCGGTGACGTGTTCACCATGAGGCTGACCGAAGGCAGCGAACGCACCAACCACGTCATCGAATTCGAGGAGGGCAGGCTGATCGCGTGGCTGCCGTCGGAACCCGGTAAGCCACCGCCCGGTCACCTGTGGCGGTGGCGGCTGGAACCGCTCGGGTCGCGCACGCTGGTCATCCACACCTACGACTGGTCGCAGCTGACCGACGAGAAGCGGTTGCCCAGGGCGCGGGCCACGACCGCCGACCGGCTGTTGGCGTCGATCGAGCGGTTGGCGGCGCTGGCCGAGCGGAGTTGA
- a CDS encoding DUF1707 domain-containing protein yields the protein MTAPAVTSVRAGDRDRERTAKQLGLALSQGYLAFDEYDHRLQATFAAHSTAELRQLVADLPLAQLHRNDPERKAARQRAARLGVRIHLGAYLAMVVIVLTVWLAVGLTAGAWYFWPIWPILGAGIGVAGHALPIRYAVLAPCRRHGSISPARIA from the coding sequence ATGACCGCACCCGCCGTCACGTCCGTTCGCGCCGGCGACCGCGACCGGGAAAGGACCGCCAAGCAGTTGGGGCTGGCGCTGTCCCAGGGCTACCTCGCCTTCGACGAGTACGACCACCGACTGCAGGCCACCTTCGCCGCGCACAGCACCGCTGAACTGCGTCAACTCGTCGCCGATCTACCGCTCGCGCAACTGCACCGCAACGACCCCGAGCGAAAGGCAGCGCGGCAGCGTGCCGCCCGACTCGGCGTGCGCATCCATCTGGGCGCCTACCTGGCGATGGTCGTCATCGTGCTGACGGTGTGGTTGGCGGTCGGCCTGACCGCGGGGGCGTGGTACTTCTGGCCGATCTGGCCGATCCTCGGCGCAGGCATCGGCGTGGCCGGCCACGCACTACCGATTCGATACGCGGTGCTGGCGCCGTGCCGGCGTCACGGCTCGATCAGCCCCGCCCGGATCGCATAG
- a CDS encoding response regulator transcription factor, whose protein sequence is MLAQPARILLADDHALVRSGLRRIIDAEPDLQVVAEAADGHEALDVLEHTPADLAILDIAMPRMTGLQAAREINRRHPHLRILILSMYDNEQYFFEALKAGASGYVLKSVADRDLLEACRATLRGEPFLYAGAVTALIRDYLHRARQGDDLPDTILTPREEEVLKLIAEGYSTREIANTLGISAKTVDRHRTNTLAKLGLRDRLELTRYAIRAGLIEP, encoded by the coding sequence ATGCTGGCACAGCCCGCCCGGATCCTGTTGGCCGACGACCATGCGCTGGTGCGCAGCGGGCTGCGCAGGATCATCGACGCCGAACCCGATCTGCAGGTGGTGGCCGAGGCTGCCGACGGGCACGAGGCGCTGGACGTCCTCGAGCACACCCCGGCCGACCTGGCCATCCTCGACATCGCGATGCCGCGGATGACCGGACTGCAGGCTGCCCGCGAGATCAACCGCAGGCATCCGCACCTGCGGATCCTGATCCTGTCGATGTACGACAACGAGCAGTACTTCTTCGAGGCGCTCAAGGCAGGCGCGTCGGGGTACGTGCTCAAATCGGTGGCCGACCGCGACCTGCTCGAGGCGTGCCGGGCGACGTTGCGCGGTGAGCCGTTCCTGTACGCCGGTGCGGTGACGGCGCTGATCCGTGACTACCTGCACCGCGCCAGGCAGGGCGACGACCTGCCCGACACGATTCTCACGCCACGCGAAGAAGAGGTGCTCAAACTGATCGCCGAGGGATACTCGACGCGGGAGATCGCCAACACGCTGGGCATCAGCGCCAAGACCGTCGACCGGCACCGGACGAACACACTGGCCAAACTCGGCCTCAGGGACCGCCTCGAGTTGACCCGCTATGCGATCCGGGCGGGGCTGATCGAGCCGTGA
- a CDS encoding sensor histidine kinase yields the protein MRRARTPATALIRRVVVINGLIFTLGTLILALSPATVSSRIKLTEIPVLVVGLAIMLTANALLLRSRLAPMLKSERSTANASALAAQENERQRIARELHDEIGQTLTVALLFLKRAVDRAPAEIRGELEDTQEAVRAGLDEVRSIARRLRPDALDDLGLHSALNALCSEFTQATGINVVKNVAPQENRLNQDIELVCYRIAQESLTNIARHAKASKVWLDLHTSTEQLVLRIADDGRGGVDKEGAGINGMRERALLVSAELAIASPPGEGTEVRLTIPLAGGHE from the coding sequence ATGAGACGGGCGCGCACTCCCGCGACCGCGCTGATTCGGCGGGTCGTGGTGATCAACGGCCTGATCTTCACGCTGGGCACGCTGATCCTCGCGTTGTCGCCGGCGACGGTGTCGTCGCGGATCAAGCTGACCGAGATCCCGGTTCTGGTGGTCGGACTGGCGATCATGTTGACGGCGAACGCATTACTGCTGCGGTCGCGGCTGGCGCCGATGCTGAAGTCCGAGCGGTCGACGGCCAATGCGTCGGCGCTCGCGGCGCAGGAGAACGAACGTCAGCGCATCGCCCGCGAACTGCACGACGAGATCGGTCAGACGCTGACCGTGGCGTTGTTGTTCCTGAAGCGCGCCGTCGACCGGGCGCCCGCCGAGATCCGCGGGGAACTCGAGGACACCCAGGAGGCAGTCAGGGCCGGCCTCGACGAGGTGCGCAGCATTGCCCGTCGGTTGCGCCCGGACGCGTTGGATGACCTCGGATTACACAGCGCGCTGAATGCGCTATGCAGCGAGTTCACCCAGGCGACAGGAATCAACGTCGTCAAAAACGTTGCGCCGCAGGAGAATCGGCTCAATCAGGACATCGAGTTGGTGTGCTATCGCATCGCTCAGGAGAGCCTGACGAACATCGCACGCCACGCGAAGGCGTCGAAGGTCTGGCTGGATCTGCACACGTCGACCGAGCAGTTGGTGCTTCGCATCGCCGACGACGGGCGCGGCGGCGTCGACAAAGAAGGTGCCGGGATCAACGGTATGCGGGAGCGCGCGCTGTTGGTCAGCGCCGAACTCGCCATCGCCTCGCCGCCGGGCGAAGGCACCGAGGTGCGGCTGACGATTCCGCTGGCCGGGGGACACGAGTGA
- a CDS encoding CBS domain-containing protein, with product MTITVGIQRNEVMQAHEIAVTPPTVRMEDPVSKAVQLMVVNRLPGLVVVDEDDRPVAVLPGTQVLRLTIPESYRDDPALVRTVDEIHADLFWHGPGKLTVGDCLPKPAAKPTTVAPEATLLEVATVMANKRSPLIAVVDRSGRLTGAVTLERLLTSLAVAGPND from the coding sequence ATGACAATCACAGTCGGCATTCAACGGAACGAAGTCATGCAAGCACACGAGATTGCGGTGACCCCACCGACGGTCCGGATGGAGGACCCGGTTTCCAAGGCCGTGCAATTGATGGTGGTCAACCGCCTGCCGGGTCTGGTGGTCGTCGACGAGGACGACCGTCCCGTCGCCGTGCTGCCCGGCACGCAGGTGTTGCGCCTGACCATCCCCGAGTCCTACCGGGACGATCCCGCGCTGGTACGCACGGTCGACGAAATCCATGCCGATCTGTTCTGGCACGGGCCGGGCAAGCTCACCGTCGGCGACTGCCTGCCCAAGCCCGCGGCCAAGCCCACCACGGTGGCGCCGGAGGCCACGCTGCTCGAGGTCGCCACGGTGATGGCGAACAAACGCAGCCCGTTGATCGCCGTGGTCGATCGCAGCGGACGTCTCACCGGTGCGGTCACCCTCGAGCGGTTGCTCACCAGCTTGGCAGTAGCCGGCCCCAACGACTGA
- a CDS encoding SLC13 family permease: protein MLAPVLALAIFVGAFWFIATERAPKVKTVLVAAGLMTILGFTPGSKIFYSEHEGIDWNVIFLLLGMMIIVGVVKQTGLFDFLAIWAAKRSRGKPFRLMVMLMVITAIASPILDNVTIIMLVAPVTLVICDRLHIAPQPFLIAEVLASNIGGAATLIGDPPNIIIGSRAGLTFNDFLVNMAPVVAVIFALFVVFTRFLFRKDMRGNHIQLEEVMALQERRAIKDPRLLVRVLAVLAVVIVGFGLHSVLHVAPSIVALLGAGAMLLVTNIDVGEVLPEVEWSTLVFFMGLFAMVAGLVHTGVIGWLGDAAITLFGDDFFLAATGLLFGSAVLGAFVDNIPYTATMTPVVEGMAAQAPDVETGRALWWAFALGACFSGNGTAIAASANVVAVGIAQRAGHPISFWRFTRYGIIVTLLSTALAWLYVWLRYF, encoded by the coding sequence GTGCTGGCCCCGGTACTCGCCCTAGCGATATTCGTCGGCGCGTTCTGGTTCATCGCCACCGAACGGGCGCCCAAGGTCAAGACGGTCCTCGTCGCGGCGGGACTGATGACCATCCTCGGGTTCACCCCGGGTTCGAAGATCTTCTACTCCGAACACGAGGGCATCGACTGGAACGTCATCTTCCTGCTGCTCGGCATGATGATCATCGTCGGCGTGGTCAAACAGACCGGCCTGTTCGACTTCCTCGCGATCTGGGCCGCCAAGCGTTCGCGGGGAAAACCGTTCCGGCTGATGGTGATGCTGATGGTCATCACCGCGATCGCCTCGCCCATCCTCGACAACGTCACGATCATCATGCTGGTGGCGCCGGTGACGTTGGTCATCTGCGATCGCCTGCACATCGCGCCGCAGCCGTTCCTCATCGCCGAGGTGCTGGCGTCCAACATCGGCGGTGCGGCCACCCTGATCGGCGACCCGCCGAACATCATCATCGGCAGCCGAGCGGGATTGACGTTCAACGACTTTCTGGTCAACATGGCGCCGGTCGTGGCGGTGATCTTCGCGCTGTTCGTGGTGTTCACCAGGTTTTTGTTCCGAAAAGACATGCGCGGCAACCATATTCAACTCGAAGAGGTGATGGCGCTGCAGGAGCGGCGGGCCATCAAGGACCCGCGGTTGCTGGTGCGTGTGCTGGCCGTCCTCGCCGTGGTGATCGTCGGGTTCGGTCTGCATTCGGTGCTGCACGTGGCCCCGTCGATCGTCGCGCTGCTCGGCGCCGGGGCCATGCTGCTGGTGACGAACATCGATGTCGGCGAGGTGCTTCCGGAGGTGGAGTGGTCGACGTTGGTGTTCTTCATGGGACTGTTCGCGATGGTCGCCGGTCTGGTGCACACCGGCGTCATCGGATGGTTGGGCGATGCGGCGATCACGCTGTTCGGCGACGACTTCTTCCTTGCCGCAACGGGATTGCTGTTCGGGTCGGCGGTGCTCGGTGCGTTCGTCGACAACATCCCGTACACGGCTACGATGACACCGGTCGTCGAAGGGATGGCGGCGCAGGCTCCTGACGTCGAAACCGGCAGGGCGCTGTGGTGGGCTTTTGCGTTGGGGGCGTGCTTCTCCGGCAACGGAACCGCGATCGCGGCCAGCGCCAACGTCGTCGCCGTCGGCATCGCGCAGCGCGCGGGCCACCCGATCAGCTTTTGGCGGTTCACCCGCTACGGCATCATCGTGACGCTGCTCAGCACGGCGCTGGCATGGCTCTACGTCTGGCTGCGCTACTTCTGA
- a CDS encoding FAD-dependent monooxygenase, whose protein sequence is MATTDAVVVGAGPTGLMLACELALGGATVKVLDERTDTPNITRAFAVHARTLELLDARGMADELLSRGVPVHEIVPPGGGSVKLGDLPTRFGMVLIVPQSGTEKVLQAHADDLGVEFVRGSEVVGLTQDDEGVTVECARGDNVRASYVIGCDGAHSAVRSQLGIDFVGKQYETHILLADVQLTRAPGDTLTGIPNEKGVSLLIPFGDGWFRAIVWDRLREQAPLSEPVTLDEVRDSFNRIAGHDFGMTEIRWSSRFLSERRQARHYRKGRAFLAGDAAHVHSPLGGQGMNTGIGDAMNLGWKLAAAARGSAPPSLLDTYEAERHPVGASVLQLTDVFNQVVLGHSRLRRLVRTAFVGTITRIPRTRRLLAERLSGIGVAYPHARDEDWLVGRRMPDIVCEGKRAYELLRDGRFVLVTAAPVQLDRPDIVHAVDDHPELPDAVLIRPDSYVAWASERLPEASELATAVDRWSRAG, encoded by the coding sequence GTGGCCACCACCGACGCGGTAGTCGTAGGCGCGGGGCCGACGGGGCTGATGCTCGCGTGCGAGCTGGCGCTCGGCGGCGCCACGGTCAAGGTGCTCGACGAGCGCACGGACACACCCAACATCACCAGAGCGTTCGCAGTACATGCCCGAACACTGGAGTTGCTCGACGCACGCGGTATGGCCGACGAGTTGTTGTCGAGGGGAGTGCCGGTCCACGAAATCGTGCCGCCCGGTGGCGGGTCGGTGAAGCTGGGGGACCTACCAACCCGATTCGGGATGGTTCTGATCGTGCCGCAAAGCGGAACGGAGAAAGTGCTACAGGCGCACGCCGATGACCTTGGCGTCGAGTTCGTCCGTGGTTCCGAGGTGGTCGGCCTGACGCAGGACGACGAGGGTGTCACGGTCGAGTGCGCACGCGGCGACAATGTGCGGGCGAGTTACGTGATCGGATGCGACGGCGCCCACAGCGCGGTGCGCAGTCAGCTAGGCATCGACTTCGTCGGCAAGCAGTACGAGACGCACATCCTGCTGGCCGACGTGCAGTTGACGCGGGCGCCCGGTGACACGTTGACCGGCATCCCCAACGAGAAGGGCGTTTCGCTGCTGATCCCGTTCGGCGACGGCTGGTTCCGCGCCATCGTGTGGGACCGGCTGCGCGAACAGGCGCCGCTGAGCGAGCCGGTGACGTTGGACGAAGTCCGAGACTCGTTCAACAGGATCGCCGGGCACGACTTCGGAATGACCGAGATACGCTGGAGTTCAAGGTTTCTCAGCGAACGCCGGCAGGCGAGGCATTACCGGAAAGGTCGGGCGTTCCTGGCGGGCGACGCCGCCCACGTGCATTCCCCGCTCGGCGGGCAGGGCATGAACACCGGAATCGGCGACGCGATGAACCTCGGCTGGAAATTGGCTGCCGCCGCGCGGGGATCCGCGCCGCCGTCGCTGCTGGACACCTACGAGGCTGAGCGCCATCCTGTCGGCGCGAGCGTCCTGCAACTCACCGATGTCTTCAATCAAGTGGTGCTGGGTCACTCCCGGCTGCGACGCCTCGTCCGCACTGCGTTCGTCGGCACCATCACCCGGATCCCCCGCACCAGAAGGCTACTCGCCGAACGGCTGAGCGGTATCGGCGTCGCCTATCCACATGCGAGGGACGAGGACTGGTTGGTCGGCCGCCGGATGCCCGACATCGTCTGCGAGGGCAAGCGCGCGTATGAGCTGCTGCGCGACGGCAGGTTCGTATTGGTGACCGCTGCGCCGGTGCAACTGGATCGGCCGGACATCGTGCACGCGGTCGACGATCATCCGGAGCTACCCGACGCGGTACTCATTCGACCCGACAGTTACGTCGCGTGGGCAAGCGAACGGCTTCCCGAAGCGTCCGAACTGGCAACGGCGGTCGATCGCTGGAGCCGAGCAGGCTAA